In Antennarius striatus isolate MH-2024 chromosome 10, ASM4005453v1, whole genome shotgun sequence, one DNA window encodes the following:
- the zgc:174917 gene encoding probable alpha-ketoglutarate-dependent hypophosphite dioxygenase, with translation MAKLQEIYNQQGFLSALPVLNETELKEAQEAFSELEREFGKDYTQYSLHNVHLLYSWVKDLTTHPQILQVVKTILGPDVILLDSRFICKYPTLKPNGNTGETGLPYVAWHQDMRYWGIAGGPVLSVWLALDDSLKENGALQVIPGSHCAGMLPHRCALQPGNMLSVNQEIPEELVQADEAVLCPLLAGQMSIHDGLLIHASEANTSQKRRCGFVIRYVPTCAYPIQDPDRPRKFNATSLACGTDWFNHFCHKTP, from the exons ATGGCTAAACTGCAGGAGATCTACAACCAGCAGGGTTTCCTCTCAGCGCTGCCTGTACTGAATGAAACTGAGCTGAAGGAGGCCCAGGAAGCCTTTTCTGAGCTGGAGAGGGAATTTg GTAAAGACTACACGCAGTACAGCCTCCATAATGTTCACCTTCTCTATTCGTGGGTGAAGGACCTGACCACACATCCTCAAATCTTACAAGTGGTCAAAACCATCCTTGGTCCTGATGTCATCTTGCTGGACTCCCGCTTTATCTGTAAATACCCAACACTCAAACCCAATGGGAATACTGGAGAGACTGGACTTCCATACGTAGCCTGGCATCAGGACATGAG GTACTGGGGTATTGCTGGAGGccctgttttgtctgtgtggctgGCTTTAGATGACTCGCTGAAAGAGAACGGTGCCCTTCAGGTCATCCCAG GGAGTCACTGCGCTGGCATGTTGCCCCATCGCTGTGCCCTCCAACCTGGAAACATGCTATCAGTCAACCAGGAGATTCCAGAGGAGCTGGTGCAGGCTGATGAAGCTGTGCTTTGCCCTCTGTTAGCTGGCCAGATGTCT ATTCATGACGGACTCCTCATCCATGCCAGTGAGGCCAACACATCTCAGAAGAGGCGCTGTGGGTTTGTGATACGTTATGTTCCCACCTGTGCATATCCCATACAG GATCCCGATCGACCCAGAAAATTTAATGCGACCAGCCTGGCCTGTGGAACCGATTGGTTCAATCACTTCTGCCACAAAACCCCATGA
- the si:ch211-153b23.5 gene encoding glutamine amidotransferase-like class 1 domain-containing protein 3, mitochondrial, with product MVKRVAVILSGCGVYDGTEIHEASAILVHLSRAGAKVQMFALNADQMHVVNHCEGKPTEGNRNILQESARIARGDVTDLAKLEVSEFDAVIMPGGFGVAKNLSNWVVKNKDFTIEPQVEKLITAFHKAGKPLGMCCIAPILAAKVFPGCELTVGSDNACERWPYAQTVGVLKEMGCKHVNTDVDVAHVDVKNKLVSNCAFMCNAPIHEVFDGIGVMVKETLKLA from the exons ATGGTGAAGCGTGTAGCAGTGATTCTCTCAGGCTGTGGAGTTTATGATGGAACAGAGATCCATGAAGCCTCTGCTATTCTCGTCCACTTGAGTCGAGCTGGAGCAAAA GTGCAGATGTTTGCTCTTAATGCAGATCAGATGCATGTGGTAAATCACTGTGAGGGGAAGCCAACAGAAGGGAATAGGAACATCCTGCAGGAAAGTGCCCGCATCGCCAGAGGAGATGTGACTGACTTGGCCAAGTTAGAAGTCAGCGAATTTGATGCTGTCATCATGCCAG GAGGTTTTGGTGTGGCAAAGAACCTGAGTAACTGGGTAGTGAAGAACAAAGACTTCACCATTGAGCCACAGGTAGAGAAGCTCATTACAGCTTTCCACAAAGCTGGGAAGCCACTGGGCATGTGCTGCATCGCCCCCATCCTCGCTGCCAAAGTCTTTCCTGGCTGTGAACTCACTGTTGGATCAGATAACGCGTGTGAAAG GTGGCCATATGCTCAGACTGTTGGTGTTTTGAAGGAGATGGGCTGCAAACATGTCAACACAGATGTGGATGTAGCACATGTCGATGTGAAAAATAAACTGGTCTCCAATTGTGCATTCATGTGCAATGCTCCCATTCATGAAGTCTTTGATGGAATAGGAGTCATGGTTAAAGAGACACTAAAGCTGGCTTAA
- the si:ch211-153b23.4 gene encoding uncharacterized protein si:ch211-153b23.4: MAQPPSLHMSVGILSISGGSVLLLVNDYASTPEKDFIPHTTQGILLLIIAFLLAYAGIGRSLTHGQLLSSLCLTVSGLWCGSGLVYILVGQGVLKPTELKSSLIPGLAAFTLALFIIASAAIIAKKAVIFIISIGISFACAHQIASLSAPGFSRSATAANYLLVSLVGVYFGFGRLLSTITSGQVEPPGIGMKNKGKVRTEQKQGYCYLVAVGLVMNLLSAFVLVCPLLGVVPQLSVGHVSWLWTAGVYQIGMCVLFYRAMDTLAATFYGFTAMLKFSEGYSALLSFYSVQPYTPVPFSVVFAVLFSILALFSCQKSLLEGLYQLFFTAYCIAIASQPQGFFQGGTQGVQGAIFASSASMLLIIMFNMVSTTAIPMGRRYFKALVTRMRSFTLRVHDKELHAPHLGYSKYADAELLGHACNMLAAFAISITVGDRNPLLVLVLPWVVVAGGLQFLCGSVAFSRGKTFESTVFILYGVMWTVWGLVRYSGLYYEARSFNVAIGIISFMLFNALVTAAALFLNLAWFAYALTFQLILISFLLDAVGALPYGYDIGVTIIFGLISFYCFLANVFNNTFQSPQIPLGRSLIKLKGVRGDIDICPHLPARKATSLQQIADIMKNGGICGMPTDTVYVLVAPCNRPNAVVKAYKVKKQAQDRPMSLWISSIKQLEPVQHLLSPLLLDFMAAAWPSSISMVIPRGPWMEILGLGDAAKYIGTPQSIAIRNPDCSVATHLINLVGPIAVTSANPTGEADTTHHNQVYAKLGNNVDGVLCDGASPENIASTVVDCTKIEKGQIGFFRVGLFPKSKVIQIFEEVQKRHRCGQHNPGFEPDAQRGRHSGEDEPETGSGDLTVNTGSPEQTPVHRNGS, from the exons ATGGCACAACCTCCTTCACTGCATATGTCCGTTGGTATACTGAGCATCTCTGGAG GATCTGTCTTGCTTTTGGTGAACGACTATGCCAGCACACCTGAAAAAGACTTCATCCCTCACACCACACAGGGGATTCTGCTCCTCATAATTGCTTTCCTCTTAGCTTATGCAG GCATCGGTCGCAGTCTGACCCATGGCCAGCTGCTGTCCTCCCTGTGTCTGACTGTCTCTGGCCTGTGGTGTGGTTCAGGTCTGGTGTACATCCTGGTGGGGCAAGGGGTCCTGAAGCCCACAGAACTGAAATCCTCTCTCATCCCAGGCCTGGCAGCATTCACATTAGCTCTGTTCATCATAGCCAGTGCAGCCATCATTGCAAAGAAAGCAGTCATATTTATCATATCCATTGGCATCAGCTTTGCATGTGCTCATCAGATAGCTAGTTTGTCTGCCCCTGGTTTCAGTCGCTCTGCCACAGCTGCAAACTACCTTCTGGTCAGCCTGGTGGGTGTTTACTTCGGTTTTGGACGCCTGCTGTCCACCATCACATCTGGTCAGGTGGAACCTCCAGGAATAGGAATGAAGAACAAAGGGAAggtcaggacagaacagaaacagGGATACTGCTATCTCGTTGCAGTGGGTCTCGTGATGAACTTGTTGTCTGCCTTTGTGTTAGTCTGTCCTCTGTTAGGTGTGGTCCCCCAACTCTCTGTTGGTCATGTCTCCTGGCTATGGACAGCTGGCGTTTACCAGATTGGCATGTGTGTCCTCTTCTATCGAGCCATGGACACCCTTGCCGCCACTTTTTATGGCTTTACTGCTATGCTGAAGTTTTCAGAAGGTTACAGCGCTCTCCTGTCATTTTACTCAGTTCAGCCTTATACCCCTGTTCCCTTCTCTGTTGTCTTTGCCGTGCTTTTCTCCATCCTGGCTCTATTCAGTTGTCAAAAGAGCTTACTGGAGGGACTCtatcaattattttttacagcCTATTGTATTGCCATTGCATCCCAGCCTCAAGGCTTTTTCCAAGGAGGAACACAGGGTGTACAGGGAGCTATATTTGCAAGCTCTGCATCTATGCTTTTAATTATCATGTTTAACATGGTCTCCACAACAGCAATCCCTATGGGGAGGAGATATTTCAAGGCTTTGGTGACCAGAATGCGTTCATTTACTCTTAGAGTCCATGACAAAGAGCTCCATGCTCCTCATCTGGGCTACTCTAAGTATGCAGATGCAGAGTTGTTAGGCCATGCCTGCAATATGCTTGCTGCTTTTGCCATCTCGATTACAGTTGGGGATAGAAATCCCCTGTTGGTTCTAGTTCTGCCCTGGGTGGTAGTAGCTGGAGGACTGCAGTTTCTTTGTGGTTCAGTGGCTTTTTCTCGAGGTAAAACCTTTGAAAGCACAGTTTTTATTCTGTATGGGGTGATGTGGACAGTATGGGGGCTGGTGCGATACAGCGGGCTGTACTACGAAGCCAGAAGCTTTAATGTGGCCATTGGGATCATTAGCTTCATGCTGTTTAATGCTTTAGTGACTGCTGCTGCACTATTTCTTAATCTTGCCTGGTTTGCTTATGCCCTCACCTTTCAACTCATCCTAATTAGCTTCCTGCTGGATGCAGTTGGTGCACTGCCTTATGGCTATGACATAGGAGTCACCATCATATTTGGCCTcatcagtttttattgtttcctgGCTAACGTTTTCAACAACACCTTCCAGTCCCCACAGATTCCTTTAGGAAGAAGTTTAATTAAGCTAAAGGGAGTCAGGGGAGACATAGATATCTGTCCACACCTTCCAGCTCGTAAGGCCACATCTCTCCAGCAAATTGCAG ATATCATGAAAAACGGTGGCATATGTGGAATGCCCACTGACACAGTCTATGTACTGGTGGCGCCGTGTAACAGGCCCAATGCTGTTGTCAAAGCTTACAA GGTGAAGAAGCAGGCCCAGGACCGACCCATGTCTCTGTGGATCTCCTCCATCAAGCAGCTGGAGCCGGTGCAACACCTGTTAAGCCCACTGCTCCTCGACTTCATGGCAGCCGCATGGCCCTCCTCCATTAGCATGGTTATACCCAGAg GCCCTTGGATGGAAATCCTCGGTTTAGGGGATGCTGCCAAATACATTGGGACACCACAAAGCATTGCCATCAGAAACCCAGACTGTTCAGTAGCCACACACCTCATTAATCTG GTGGGGCCTATTGCCGTGACCTCAGCCAACCCTACAGGAGAGGCAGACACAACTCACCACAACCAAGTTTATGCCAAGCTGGGCAACAAT GTGGATGGAGTCTTATGTGATGGAGCCTCCCCTGAAAACATTGCATCAACTGTGGTTGACTGCACTAAAATCGAAAAGGGGCAAATTGGTTTCTTTAGAGTTGGTCTCTTTCCTAAATCTAAG GTTATTCAAATCTTTGAAGAAGTCCAGAAACGACACAGATGTGGGCAGCACAATCCAGGTTTTGAGCCAGACGCACAAAGGGGGAGACACTCAGGAGAAGACGAgccagaaacaggaagtggagactTGACAGTGAACACAGGTTCACCGGAACAAACTCCAGTCCACAGAAATGGTTCATAG
- the si:ch211-153b23.7 gene encoding TNFAIP3-interacting protein 1 isoform X2, whose protein sequence is MTVTSTDQEKLLLLNRNTELRRVNKELMKLNEEWDQIYHSTTLNLQHRNEALELENSALKLLNSRLLLKVEHEQRAKEYYEQTLMLELKKHQELQGYIKLLEGRMRHSVQNCTLPEQGSFGAEMCIPDLCLISNPSEDPNLSLSHVAGCSPSASSLPASSSPETGRQGGSQRSSTDMGGVGDSQHEVQDLKEQLEALRCQTQIYEAEYETEHNDHKHTLQENRKLKKKREEMRQQVALLQEQLKVYEDDFRRERSDKQMLQRLLLKKTHPKKDPVLVHRCNVDQQPLGGDRRTESGEKRKQHHPLCPKDPNRDKKPT, encoded by the exons ATGACTGTGACCTCCACCGACCAGGAGAAATTGTTGCTGCTGAACAGGAACACTGAGCTCCGCCGAGTTAACAAAGAG CTGATGAAGCTGAATGAGGAATGGGATCAGATTTACCACAGCACAACACTGAATCTACAGCACAGAAATGAGGCTTTGGAACTGGAGAACTCAGCTCTCAAACTCCTCAACAGCAGACTGCTGCTCAAAGTTGAGCATGAACAG CGAGCGAAAGAGTACTACGAGCAGACGCTGATGCTGGAGCTGAAGAAGCATCAAGAGCTGCAAGGATACATCAAGCTACTGGAAGGCCGCATGCGCCACTCAGTCCAGAACTGCACACTTCCTGAACAG GGCAGCTTCGGTGCTGAGATGTGTATCCCTGATTTGTGCCTCATCAGTAATCCTTCAGAAGACCCCAACCTGTCCCTCTCTCATGTGGCTGGATGCAGCCCCTCAGCATCTTCTCTCCCAGCTTCTTCAAGCCCAGAAACAGGGCGACAGGGGGGAAGCCAGCGCAGCAGTACTGACATGGGTGGGGTGGGAGACTCCCAGCATGAAGTGCAGGATTTAAAAGAGCAGCTGGAGGCACTGAGATGTCAG ACTCAGATTTATGAAGCAGAATATGAGACAGAGCACAATGACCACAAGCACACCCTGCAAGAGAACCGGAAGCTGAAGAAGAAAAGGGAGGAGATGCGCCAACAGGTGGCACTGCTGCAAGAGCAG CTCAAGGTCTACGAAGACGATTTCCGGCGGGAGCGATCCGACAAACAGATGCTGCAGCGGCTGTTGTTGAAGAAAACACATCCGAAGAAGGACCCTGTCCTGGTCCATCGCTGCAATGTTGATCAGCAGCCGCTAGGgggagacaggaggacagaaagtggagagaagaggaaacagcACCACCCACTCTGCCCCAAGGACCCGAACAGGGATAAGAAGCCAACGTGA